The following DNA comes from Alosa alosa isolate M-15738 ecotype Scorff River chromosome 13, AALO_Geno_1.1, whole genome shotgun sequence.
gtgaaacgacattttcaacaatataaacatgatataaatgggAAAGCTTACCGTTCTCGCTATAAACATGGCAGAATCATCCACAgggcatgatatttcaaaaaaCGCTTCATACACGCTTCAtgatgatggcaatgagttgttaacagacatgcacaaagacTTATAGCTCTgcaacaatctatctaaaataaaaccttttgggagtaccattcatgatatgtagtaAAATTTCGAAGTTGTTGGACGTTTATATggcttaaactgtatgtttcattcgtccccttatgttgtttcaactgtcccgaccaggagggacgaatgaaacattacgcacgtcccacttttgttgtaataattcctgaacggttttgttcaaagctgaaaatgcatctgtatttgacagaggacagatgtaggttactagtgaccaaatattagctttcagtgtggtacgatcactttgtaaattacgtttaattaaaaagtgtttcaactgtcccggctctcccctaACATTTGTTTGGTTAATGCCTCGGACTTCACCTACTAGCCTACGGTGAAGTCCGACTTTATCGAGTAAGTCAACTTTACTTTACCCACCAATTACAGACATACTATCAAAGAATGACTAAGGTTAATATTTAACTCGTTTATTATCAAAACATTACAAACTTACATCTGTATTGTACACGTCTCTCAAGAGACGTCCATTCAGTAACTCATCCAAGCTACAACTGCTCACTTCCGTTGTGGGTTCATATCCGTTGTGAACACTTAATGAtgtttttctaaacaaagttcgggaggagccttcgggatgattgacagcaattaactcacccactgccgccgcagggtaggcctatttaagccgACCTCCTTTTCCATACGTCACACGCTCCGACGTTCGCGAAATCAACCAGTCCGCGTATCGTTTGCTTAAGACAAGACATGGAACTGGAAATCCACGCCTCTTCCAGCGATCTGGAGGACAACTTCGTCCCGCCAACACCCGACACCCAGGGCCCTCCGCCGGGCAAAAATAATCCTTTTCGTTCCTCTCGCCGCCAGCGTAGGGAACCCAGGACACAGGGTCGCAGAAGGTGCTGAGCGGCAGTATTTCCCGCTCAGCAGCCTCAACTCGCGGCAGCACCAGGACCCAGCGCCAGCAAGGCGATGACCCTACCCACTGGACAGTGGCTCGCATCCGCAGCACTCTCCATTCCCGCGGCATCGTTCCGTGAGGTCGGATAGGAAGTTCCATCTCCTCCGCCTTCTAACGCGATGATCCGGATAGCCCGGTCTTTTAAGCCCTCCGCTCCCTCACTTTGTTTTCCTCCCCGGACCAGGAAGCAGGCTGCTCTTTCTGGCATCCCGGCGCGGTTCCTTCCGCCGGCCATTCAGCTGGACGAAGCACACACCACCAGCCACCTCGCGAACTGGGCACGCCGACAGAACCTTCCGGCACCACACGCTTCAAAGCGTATCATTCCGCTGCTTCAGCCACAGCCACTGCCACGTCAGCGGCTCAGGCCCATTCCTGCCGACTTTCTTCCCGCCGCATCTCCGCCGTATTTCCGGGTCCAACACCACTTCTCCAGACGGCCCCGGTAGCGACAGCGTCGCTACTCCCCcacccttctttccctccccatcCACCTCCCTAGCCAGGACTCGGTCCAGGGCTGCCCCCACCTCCAGTCGTTCCGGCGACTGCTCCCTCCCCCCCCTTTTCCCCTCCCCTTCCATTCCGGGAGCCACGTCTGTACTGCACGCCTCAACTCACCGAGCGTCAGTTAGAAGATTCACCTCGTTAGCTCCCCTTCTCTCTTACGAGTTAGCGAGCACCTGGTCTCGCTATTCCCCCCtaaccctctctccttccccgtCCCACTTCCCGCGACCCTGTCCCAGGTTGCTCCACTTCGGTCGGCGtcagctccctccctccccccttttcTCCCTTCCCATTTCTTCCCCGGCTCCGTGCTAGACCAGCCCACCGCAGCGGGTCATCATCAGCACTCAGCGAGTGCCTCGGACAACGACGTCCCGTTCCGGCTGCAAAACTATTCTTTAGCCACAGCACAGGCCCTGCCACCGCCTCCTCACGCTGCAGCATTCAACCACCACCGTCACCAGGCGTCCACCAGGAACCTCATCTTGTCAGGTGCAGGCGTAGACCTTTCTACCATTCTTCCCTCCTTCCTATTCCCTCTCATAACGGAATCTGGTTTGCGGCGAACTGGTTTTTCTCTAAAAATTCTGGCCCAGCATCAAAAACCCTGTCATTTCCCGAGTTCACCGTAGCTTTTACTAACTATACGGAAGTCATCTGTTTCGCGTTCCCCAGCCGACGCAAAGAGCTGAACGACTACCTGGCCATCATCGCCGGTCTAGCCGTATCCTACGGGGGAGCCCGTTTCTACACGTATCACCGGCTGTTTTCAGCTAAATGCGCTGCCAGAGTCAGCCTCTGGAACCAAAACCCCTACTGGGGCGCGCTCGATATGGAGCTCCATAACCGCGTTTTTCTAGGACTTAAGCCATTAGTCTTTTTTCTAGGACTTAAGACACAAGTCCACTAGTCAACCCCGACCATCAACTCCCCAGCACCAGCTCCACAGCCCCTAAATCCTCATCCTATGTTCCCCGCATCCCCGATGCTACGGCAGGAGAAGCCAGGGAAGAGGGCGGCGTTCCTGGAAAGGTCGAAAATCTGCCGAAAATTTAACTTTGCTCAGTGTAAGCCAATCCTCCTGCCCGTTACCTCCGTTTGCAGCTACTGCGCAGGCGCCCATGCCAAGTCAGTCTGTTCCGCACTCAAgaacataaataaaaagtttaaaaagtaCCTCTCTACTCCAATCATTGTTTCTGCTCTCCATTCAGAACTTCAGTCCAATCGAAATAGGGAATTTTGCGACTATTTGACTTTGGGGTTGACGCATGGGTTCCATCCAGGTGTTTTAGCAAGACCTACAGAGTCTTTCGTTTGTAAAAACCTACAATCTGCCGTCAAAGATCCGGAGGTAGTCACCTCACTCCTAAGCAAAGAGGTTGAATCTGGTTTTATGATCGGTCCGTTCACCAAGCCTCCATTCCCAGTCTACAGGATCAACCCCATAGGCGTAGCTACGCGCAAATACTCAGGGAAAAAGAGACTTATCATCGACCTCTCAGCTCCGCACAATAGTACCATTCCCAGCATTAACAGTTTGATTCCACTAGAAGAGTTCTCGCTGCACTACCACTCCGTTGACGACGCTATCGCTCTGATCAAAAAGGCAGGTAGACGTTGCTGGCTAGCTAAAGCGGACATCACCTCAGCCTTCAAAGTCATGCCCATTGATCTCGAATTCTGGCACCTCTTCGGAGTCAAATGGCATAGGAGATACTATTTTGCAGTTCGCCTCACCTTCGGCTGCCGCAGCAGTCCCAAAATTTTTGATACGCTATCAGAAGCCCTGTGCTGGATTCTCCTAAATAATTATAAGCTCCCATTTCTCGTTCATCTTCTGGATGACTTTCTAGTAGTTATCCCCCATTCCTACCCACCGGCCCTAGGCATTTCTACGCTAATTGACGTATTCAACAAACTGGGAGTCCCACTCTCAGAAGAGAAGACGTGCGGTCCCTTATCCAGACTCAAATTCCTCGACATCATTTTAGATACCGAAGaattctcttcatctctccctaaagagaaaaaagacagaatcTCTTTACTGTTGAACGAGTTTAtaacctcaccatctcacaccAAACAAGAAATTCTCTCCCTTCTAGGCCACCTCAATTTCGCCATGCGAATCATTCCCCAGGGCCGCCCTTTCATCTCGCATCTCCTAAACTGCGCCTCAGCAACCCCATCTCTCGAAGACGTAGTATCTCTAGATGCCCAGTGCCTGGCCGATCTCAAACTCTGGAGGATGTGTTTAGACGAATGGAATGGTCTGTGCATGTTCTACGACGACTGCCAATCATCTCCAGAAGACCTCCAGTTGTACACAGACGCAGCCCCCTCAATAGGCTTCGGAGGCTTTTTCAAAGGGCGCTGGTTTGCATCCCCTTGGGCACTAGAGTTCAGAGAGCTAATAACGGAAAATGAATCGTCAGCCGTGTTCGAACTCTACCCCGTAGTCATTGCGGCCCTACTCTGGGGGAAGGAGTGGACCTCCAAGAGCGTGCTAATCCACAGCGACAACGAAGCCGTAGTGCACGTCATAAATAACTCGCGCTCAAAATCGTCTGCGCTTTCCCCTCTTATTAGGCGTCTAATCTGGATAGCAGCCAGCTACCAGTTCATTATAAGAGCCGCGCACGTCCCCGGTTGCCACAATGAAATTGCTGACTCTCTTTCTCGTCTTAATTTCCAGAGATTCAGAAGCTTGGCTCCAGAGGCGGACCCGTACCCTACTCCACTCCCCAGCTTTTCGGAGACCATCTTCCTATAAACCACCCCCTCAGCTATCTTCAGCCCATCACGGCCGACCTAGCCCTCCAAGCCCTCGCACCCAGGACCATGCAGTCCTACTGGACTGCTTGGTGGATCTAAACAGTTCCATGCAAAACACTCACTACCATTTCCCAGTTTCGATGCAGTCACCATATCATCATTTATCACCGTATCCGTAGGCAACAGCCAGTCCCCCAAGACTCCCGCCTTCCCATTACCTCAAGCATTCTCGCCACCTGCCTCGCTACCCTTCGCCGAGGGTTCATATCACCACATTCGATTTCACCATCTCCGTTATGTTTATACTGGCCTTTTGGGCTGCTGAGATGTAGCGAGTTTACATGCCTTTTCGTCTCTCTTCATTCCCGATGTCCACCCGTGCATCGCAGATCTAAACAGCTAGACCAAGACACCATTCGATTTACCATCAAACAGAGTAAAACCGATCCAGTTCGAAAAGGACCTCCATATTCATTTTAACTCCGCCTCAGATCTTCCAGCCTTTCCAATACCTATCTCACTACATCTCATACCGGTCAGCTCAAGCCGTCTACTAGCCCGCTCTTAGTGTCAGGCGAAGGGCTACCCATCACTTCGCCACAGATTCCAGACactcttaaaaaaa
Coding sequences within:
- the LOC125306538 gene encoding uncharacterized protein LOC125306538; its protein translation is MLRQEKPGKRAAFLERSKICRKFNFAQCKPILLPVTSVCSYCAGAHAKSVCSALKNINKKFKKYLSTPIIVSALHSELQSNRNREFCDYLTLGLTHGFHPGVLARPTESFVCKNLQSAVKDPEVVTSLLSKEVESGFMIGPFTKPPFPVYRINPIGVATRKYSGKKRLIIDLSAPHNSTIPSINSLIPLEEFSLHYHSVDDAIALIKKAGRRCWLAKADITSAFKVMPIDLEFWHLFGVKWHRRYYFAVRLTFGCRSSPKIFDTLSEALCWILLNNYKLPFLVHLLDDFLVVIPHSYPPALGISTLIDVFNKLGVPLSEEKTCGPLSRLKFLDIILDTEEFSSSLPKEKKDRISLLLNEFITSPSHTKQEILSLLGHLNFAMRIIPQGRPFISHLLNCASATPSLEDVVSLDAQCLADLKLWRMCLDEWNGLCMFYDDCQSSPEDLQLYTDAAPSIGFGGFFKGRWFASPWALEFRELITENESSAVFELYPVVIAALLWGKEWTSKSVLIHSDNEAVVHVINNSRSKSSALSPLIRRLIWIAASYQFIIRAAHVPGCHNEIADSLSRLNFQRFRSLAPEADPYPTPLPSFSETIFL